Proteins from a genomic interval of Chelonoidis abingdonii isolate Lonesome George chromosome 7, CheloAbing_2.0, whole genome shotgun sequence:
- the FNDC9 gene encoding fibronectin type III domain-containing protein 9: MNIEVRNISDTRATVSWSTNNPCPENYYHVMYRPNCNSVFAGYLRQNFHREERVPHSHSSLVLHRLTPSTVYILCVTCKNSYPSSNHCTTFHTLDQHPLALRGLKQESATSMWMVSSLLLLCFTAFLVYGCLQFWSSRCHKVSRLGQYSANSEREAGEQRSSPEGTLSTRMKEELLEVPMTAVLMRSSSFTTESPYRSPHCFFPIQRSDDKRAVLPQHGFK, encoded by the coding sequence ATGAACATTGAAGTCCGCAACATCTCTGACACAAGAGCCACCGTCTCCTGGTCCACAAACAACCCCTGCCCCGAGAATTATTACCACGTCATGTACCGTCCCAACTGCAACAGCGTCTTCGCAGGCTACTTGCGCCAGAACTTCCACCGTGAGGAGAGGGTCCCCCACTCCCATAGCTCCCTGGTCCTTCACAGACTCACTCCCTCCACCGTCTACATCCTGTGCGTCACATGTAAAAACTCCTACCCCTCCAGCAACCATTGCACAACTTTCCACACCCTCGACCAGCACCCGCTGGCCTTGCGTGGCTTGAAGCAGGAATCTGCCACCTCCATGTGGATGGTGAGCAGCCTATTGCTCCTCTGCTTTACGGCCTTCTTGGTCTATGGCTGCTTGCAGTTCTGGTCCTCAAGATGCCACAAAGTGTCAAGGCTGGGGCAGTACAGTGCCAACTCAGAGAGGGAAGCAGGTGAACAGAGAAGTTCGCCTGAGGGGACTCTGAGCACCAGAATGAAGGAGGAGCTGTTGGAAGTCCCCATGACGGCTGTCCTAATGAGGAGTTCCAGTTTCACAACAGAGAGCCCGTATAGGTCCCCCCACTGCTTCTTTCCCATCCAAAGAAGTGATGACAAAAGGGCCGTCTTACCTCAGCATGGGTTCAAATGA